The genomic stretch GACAGCGGCAAGATCGACGTCGGCCAGCGGCTGAAGTATTTCAATATCGGGCCGGCAGAACAGCAGCTCATCGCGCGCATCTGGGCCGAGGCTGAGCCGCATCTCGACTGGATCATGGCACCGATGGAGGAGCGCCTGACGACTCAGGTCCGCGATGGCGATCTGCCGCCCGATTTCGATGTTGCCGCCACGCTGGAAGCGATGCGCAAGTGCATGATCATGCATTTCGGCCGCACGATCGACGATACCTGGATGAAGGTCGCCGCCGGCGTGGGCAATTGGATCACCGAGAACAAGACCGATCCCTATCGCGTCATCGCCCTGATGCACCTCTCCTTCAACCGGGTGAAGGCGCTCGCGGTCGAGAACGCCGCCGATGCGGACGAGCGGGCCGCACGATTGACCGTCCTCGGCGCGATCAACCATATGGCGTGCGAACTCGCTGTTGCTCGCGTCAATCGCATTGCGCGCTACAAAGAGGCCGACCGCCGCAAGGAAATCGCCGAACGCTTCCGCACCACAATCGCCGAGCTCGTCGGGCACGCCAACAAGCGGGGCAGCGCGGTGAGCAAGCTGGCCCAGCGCGCCCGCCGCTCCACCGCATCCATGGCCACCAATGCGGCGGAGATAGCCGCTGCAGCCGAACAGTCCGCCAATGTGATGGGCAATGCCGCGCAGGAATCGGCCACGCTGGTCGAGAGCATCGACACGACCCGCCGCTCGGTCGGCGAGATCAGCCGCGTCAGCACCGATGCCGCGCGCGAGGCGGATGCGGCCGGCGAAGTCATCAACGCTCTCAGCCAGCACACCACCGAGATCGAGAGCGTCGTCGGCATGATCCGCCAGGTCGCCGACCTCACCCGCATGCTCGCCCTCAACGCCACCATCGAGGCGGCGCACGCCGGCGAGGCGGGCCGCGGCTTCGCGGTCG from Qipengyuania profundimaris encodes the following:
- a CDS encoding methyl-accepting chemotaxis protein, producing the protein MQQIQSDSGKIDVGQRLKYFNIGPAEQQLIARIWAEAEPHLDWIMAPMEERLTTQVRDGDLPPDFDVAATLEAMRKCMIMHFGRTIDDTWMKVAAGVGNWITENKTDPYRVIALMHLSFNRVKALAVENAADADERAARLTVLGAINHMACELAVARVNRIARYKEADRRKEIAERFRTTIAELVGHANKRGSAVSKLAQRARRSTASMATNAAEIAAAAEQSANVMGNAAQESATLVESIDTTRRSVGEISRVSTDAAREADAAGEVINALSQHTTEIESVVGMIRQVADLTRMLALNATIEAAHAGEAGRGFAVVAEEVKSLAKQTETATDEIVRQVEGIQSSGGRTVQANLAIAQSIGQVSQTTSSFERTMEAQSGQVTTIASMIDETAMTARTMAETIAAVSASAQEIDEKAVRVEDMFAMITGELGQLEVAVAEFLSDIAA